Proteins encoded by one window of Arabidopsis thaliana chromosome 2, partial sequence:
- the XYP2 gene encoding Bifunctional inhibitor/lipid-transfer protein/seed storage 2S albumin superfamily protein (Bifunctional inhibitor/lipid-transfer protein/seed storage 2S albumin superfamily protein; FUNCTIONS IN: lipid binding; INVOLVED IN: lipid transport; LOCATED IN: anchored to plasma membrane, plasma membrane; EXPRESSED IN: 20 plant structures; EXPRESSED DURING: 13 growth stages; CONTAINS InterPro DOMAIN/s: Bifunctional inhibitor/plant lipid transfer protein/seed storage (InterPro:IPR016140), Plant lipid transfer protein/seed storage/trypsin-alpha amylase inhibitor (InterPro:IPR003612), Plant lipid transfer protein/Par allergen (InterPro:IPR000528), Plant lipid transfer protein/hydrophobic protein, helical domain (InterPro:IPR013770); BEST Arabidopsis thaliana protein match is: Bifunctional inhibitor/lipid-transfer protein/seed storage 2S albumin superfamily protein (TAIR:AT5G64080.1); Has 35333 Blast hits to 34131 proteins in 2444 species: Archae - 798; Bacteria - 22429; Metazoa - 974; Fungi - 991; Plants - 531; Viruses - 0; Other Eukaryotes - 9610 (source: NCBI BLink).), with product MAYATILMIFSVVALMSGERAHAAVDCSSLILNMADCLSFVTSGSTVVKPEGTCCSGLKTVVRTGPECLCEAFKNSGSLGLTLDLSKAASLPSVCKVAAPPSARCGLSVSGDPPATAPGMCYFILKSRD from the exons ATGGCATATGCAACTATTCTCATGATCTTCTCGGTGGTGGCACTAATGTCCGGCGAGAGAGCTCATGCAGCAGTGGACTGCTCATCGTTGATACTAAACATGGCTGATTGTTTGTCGTTTGTGACTAGTGGTAGTACAGTTGTCAAGCCGGAAGGAACATGTTGTTCAGGGCTTAAGACTGTGGTTAGGACAGGACCAGAATGTCTATGTGAGGCTTTCAAGAACAGTGGTTCTCTTGGTTTAACTCTTGATCTTTCTAAAGCTGCTTCTCTTCCTTCTGTTTGTAAAGTTGCTGCTCCTCCTTCTGCTCGTTGTGGCC TTTCTGTCTCTGGAGATCCTCCTGCTACTGCCCCTGGTATGTGTTATTTCATACTTAAGTCAAGAGACTAG
- the XYP2 gene encoding Bifunctional inhibitor/lipid-transfer protein/seed storage 2S albumin superfamily protein (Bifunctional inhibitor/lipid-transfer protein/seed storage 2S albumin superfamily protein; FUNCTIONS IN: lipid binding; INVOLVED IN: lipid transport; LOCATED IN: anchored to plasma membrane, plasma membrane; EXPRESSED IN: 20 plant structures; EXPRESSED DURING: 13 growth stages; CONTAINS InterPro DOMAIN/s: Bifunctional inhibitor/plant lipid transfer protein/seed storage (InterPro:IPR016140), Plant lipid transfer protein/seed storage/trypsin-alpha amylase inhibitor (InterPro:IPR003612), Plant lipid transfer protein/Par allergen (InterPro:IPR000528), Plant lipid transfer protein/hydrophobic protein, helical domain (InterPro:IPR013770); BEST Arabidopsis thaliana protein match is: Bifunctional inhibitor/lipid-transfer protein/seed storage 2S albumin superfamily protein (TAIR:AT5G64080.1); Has 1111 Blast hits to 1107 proteins in 71 species: Archae - 0; Bacteria - 2; Metazoa - 0; Fungi - 4; Plants - 1105; Viruses - 0; Other Eukaryotes - 0 (source: NCBI BLink).), with product MAYATILMIFSVVALMSGERAHAAVDCSSLILNMADCLSFVTSGSTVVKPEGTCCSGLKTVVRTGPECLCEAFKNSGSLGLTLDLSKAASLPSVCKVAAPPSARCGLSVSGDPPATAPGLSPTAGAGAPALSSGANAATPVSSPRSSDASLLSVSFAFVIFMALISSFY from the exons ATGGCATATGCAACTATTCTCATGATCTTCTCGGTGGTGGCACTAATGTCCGGCGAGAGAGCTCATGCAGCAGTGGACTGCTCATCGTTGATACTAAACATGGCTGATTGTTTGTCGTTTGTGACTAGTGGTAGTACAGTTGTCAAGCCGGAAGGAACATGTTGTTCAGGGCTTAAGACTGTGGTTAGGACAGGACCAGAATGTCTATGTGAGGCTTTCAAGAACAGTGGTTCTCTTGGTTTAACTCTTGATCTTTCTAAAGCTGCTTCTCTTCCTTCTGTTTGTAAAGTTGCTGCTCCTCCTTCTGCTCGTTGTGGCC TTTCTGTCTCTGGAGATCCTCCTGCTACTGCCCCTG GTTTATCTCCTACGGCCGGAGCAGGAGCACCCGCGTTGTCCAGTGGTGCAAATGCGGCAACTCCAGTTTCGTCCCCGAGGAGTTCCGATGCGTCCTTGCTCTCTGTATCTTTTGCATTTGTCATCTTCATGGCactcatttcttctttctattgA
- the XYP2 gene encoding Bifunctional inhibitor/lipid-transfer protein/seed storage 2S albumin superfamily protein, translating to MLESTKRDSSFTMAYATILMIFSVVALMSGERAHAAVDCSSLILNMADCLSFVTSGSTVVKPEGTCCSGLKTVVRTGPECLCEAFKNSGSLGLTLDLSKAASLPSVCKVAAPPSARCGLSVSGDPPATAPGLSPTAGAGAPALSSGANAATPVSSPRSSDASLLSVSFAFVIFMALISSFY from the exons ATGCTAGAGAGCACCAAAAGAGACTCATCATTCACAATGGCATATGCAACTATTCTCATGATCTTCTCGGTGGTGGCACTAATGTCCGGCGAGAGAGCTCATGCAGCAGTGGACTGCTCATCGTTGATACTAAACATGGCTGATTGTTTGTCGTTTGTGACTAGTGGTAGTACAGTTGTCAAGCCGGAAGGAACATGTTGTTCAGGGCTTAAGACTGTGGTTAGGACAGGACCAGAATGTCTATGTGAGGCTTTCAAGAACAGTGGTTCTCTTGGTTTAACTCTTGATCTTTCTAAAGCTGCTTCTCTTCCTTCTGTTTGTAAAGTTGCTGCTCCTCCTTCTGCTCGTTGTGGCC TTTCTGTCTCTGGAGATCCTCCTGCTACTGCCCCTG GTTTATCTCCTACGGCCGGAGCAGGAGCACCCGCGTTGTCCAGTGGTGCAAATGCGGCAACTCCAGTTTCGTCCCCGAGGAGTTCCGATGCGTCCTTGCTCTCTGTATCTTTTGCATTTGTCATCTTCATGGCactcatttcttctttctattgA
- the ALD1 gene encoding AGD2-like defense response protein 1 (AGD2-like defense response protein 1 (ALD1); FUNCTIONS IN: transferase activity, transferring nitrogenous groups, pyridoxal phosphate binding, transaminase activity, catalytic activity; INVOLVED IN: asparagine catabolic process, biosynthetic process, glutamate catabolic process to oxaloacetate, aspartate transamidation; LOCATED IN: chloroplast; EXPRESSED IN: sepal, root, stamen; EXPRESSED DURING: 4 anthesis; CONTAINS InterPro DOMAIN/s: LL-diaminopimelate aminotransferase, plant-related (InterPro:IPR019942), Aminotransferase, class I/classII (InterPro:IPR004839), Pyridoxal phosphate-dependent transferase, major domain (InterPro:IPR015424), Pyridoxal phosphate-dependent transferase, major region, subdomain 1 (InterPro:IPR015421), Pyridoxal phosphate-dependent transferase, major region, subdomain 2 (InterPro:IPR015422); BEST Arabidopsis thaliana protein match is: Pyridoxal phosphate (PLP)-dependent transferases superfamily protein (TAIR:AT4G33680.1); Has 32741 Blast hits to 32741 proteins in 2900 species: Archae - 975; Bacteria - 23252; Metazoa - 372; Fungi - 435; Plants - 591; Viruses - 0; Other Eukaryotes - 7116 (source: NCBI BLink).): MVSLMFFSSASPLCSSPSKIPKASLDFEMKKLGGSTKLVRNVNLEKLKNNYLFPEINRRELEHIEKHPNVQLISLGTGDTTEPIPEQITSHMSNFAHGLSTVEGYRGYGLEQGNKTLRKAIAETFYRDLHVKSNEVFVSDGAQSDISRLQLLLGSNVTIAVQDPTFPAYIDSSVIIGQTGHFHEKTKKYQNVVYMPCGPNNSFFPDLAMTPRTDVIFFCSPNNPTGYVASRKQLHQLVDFAKTNGSIIIFDSAYAAFIEDGSPRSIYEIPGAREVAIEVSSFSKFAGFTGVRLGWSIIPDELLYSNGFPIINDFHRIVTTSFNGASNIAQAGGLACLSSGGLKEIRSVNNYYKENRKILMDTLVSLGLKVYGGVNAPYLWVHFKGSKSWDVFNEILENTHIITVPGSGFGPGGEEYLRISGFGRRDHIVEASKRLQNFFNTRTKHFTYLSSTSNTN, from the exons ATGGTCAGTCTAATGTTCTTTAGTTCGGCCTCACCTTTATGCTCTTCTCCATCAAAAATTCCCAAGGCTAG TTTGGACTTCGAGATGAAGAAACTTG GTGGCAGCACAAAACTTGTTCGGAACGTGAATTTGGAGAAACTAAAGaacaattatttgtttcctGAA ATCAACAGACGTGAACTTGAGCACATTGAAAAGCATCCAAATGTACAATTGATAAGCCTTGGGACTGGTGATACAACAGAGCCTATTCCAGAGCAAATAACCTCACATATGTCTAAc TTCGCACATGGCCTATCGACCGTAGAAGGATATAGAGGGTATGGGTTGGAACAAGGAAATAAG ACCCTGCGAAAAGCTATTGCTGAAACGTTTTATAGAGATTTGCACGTAAAAAGCAATGAAGTTTTTGTATCAGATGGTGCACAAAGTGATATTTCTCGTCTTCAG CTACTCTTAGGCTCCAACGTCACAATTGCTGTGCAAGATCCTACCTTCCCG GCTTACATAGATTCAAGTGTGATAATCGGTCAGACTGGTCATTTCCATGAAAAAACCAAGAAGTACcaaaatgttgtttacatGCCATGTGGGCCTAACAATAGTTTCTTCCCTGATCTGGCTATGACCCCAAGGACCGAtgtcatcttcttttgttctcCTAATAACCCTACTGGTTATGTTGCATCCAGAAAACAACTACATCAACTAGTTGATTTTGCAAAGACCAATGGGTCCATTATTATATTTGACTCCGCATATGCTGCTTTTATCGAAGATGGTAGTCCACGTTCTATATATGAAATTCCTGGTGCTAGAGAG GTCGCGATTGAAGTTTCATCATTCTCTAAGTTTGCGGGTTTCACCGGTGTTCGGCTTGGTTGGTCTATCATCCCTGATGAGCTCTTGTACTCTAATGGTTTTCCCATTATCAACGATTTCCATCGTATTGTGACCACTTCCTTCAACGGAGCTTCAAATATTGCTCAGGCTGGTGGATTGGCATGCCTTTCTTCTGGTGGCCTTAAG GAGATACGGTCGGTGAACAACTACTACAAAGAGAACAGGAAGATACTGATGGACACTCTAGTCTCGCTTGGCCTCAAGGTTTATGGTGGTGTAAATGCTCCATACTTGTGGGTTCACTTTAAGGGATCAAAATCGTGGGACGTTTTTAATGAGATTCTTGAAAACACTCATATAATAACAGTACCAGGCTCAGGTTTTGGACCCGGTGGAGAAGAGTATTTGAGGATTAGTGGGTTTGGACGCAGAGATCACATTGTTGAAGCATCAAAGAGGTTGCAGAATTTCTTTAACACACGAACCAAACATTTTACTTATCTCTCTTCCACTTCTAATACCAATTAG